In the genome of Fulvivirga maritima, one region contains:
- a CDS encoding sodium:solute symporter family protein, whose translation MKLSTLDLLIILGYLLSTIVIGIYLKKRASKNINSYFLGGNTLPWYMLGLSNASGMFDISGTMWMVTLMFVYGLKSIWIPWLWPVFNQIFLMVYLSVWLRRSNVLTGAEWIKTRFGNGKGAHMSHIIVVVFAIFSALGFLSYGFIGIGKFIEIFLPWDAVAPYMPFDLTPEQVPNFYGVVLTSVATFYVVMGGLMSVVWTDVLQFTIMTVSAIVIGIIAMNKVSHETLMSVVPEGWDSPFFGWQLDLDWSQILPSVNGKIQEDGFSLFTIFFMMMLFKGIFSSMAGPAPNFDMQKVLATKKPSDAAKMSGFVSLVLLLPRYFMIAGFAVLALVFFKDDFLAMGNQVDFEKVLPMAISEFVPVGLMGLLLAGLLAAFMSTFASTVNAAPAYLINDIYLKYINPSATRKQLMNYSYLVSFLVVALSTLIGLYIEDINSVLQWIVSALYGGYIAANVLKWHWWRFNGAGYFWGMAAGILASMIFPMIFPDALPLYYFPLTLLVSVVGCVVGTYSAPPAEDHVLMDFYRSVRPWGFWKPVHQMVIARDPGFQKNKQFKRNAINVVVGIVWQTSLTIIPIYIILREELPLITSVIILFITMLILKKNWYDKLDKEDEILEEEIEKGTLDMPQKEEAVVA comes from the coding sequence ATGAAATTATCAACCTTAGACCTGCTAATAATACTGGGCTATCTGCTTTCTACGATAGTCATTGGTATTTATCTTAAAAAACGTGCTTCAAAGAATATTAACTCCTATTTTCTGGGAGGAAACACGTTACCGTGGTACATGCTTGGCCTTTCTAATGCCTCAGGTATGTTTGATATCTCCGGTACCATGTGGATGGTGACCCTGATGTTTGTCTATGGGCTTAAAAGTATTTGGATTCCCTGGCTCTGGCCTGTTTTTAACCAAATATTCCTTATGGTTTACCTTTCGGTATGGCTGAGAAGGTCTAATGTGCTAACCGGAGCAGAATGGATAAAAACTCGCTTTGGGAATGGCAAGGGAGCACACATGTCTCACATTATAGTAGTGGTTTTTGCTATTTTCAGTGCATTAGGCTTTTTAAGTTATGGTTTTATCGGTATCGGGAAGTTTATAGAAATATTCCTTCCCTGGGATGCTGTAGCTCCTTACATGCCTTTTGACCTCACACCAGAGCAAGTGCCTAATTTCTATGGTGTTGTGCTTACTTCGGTGGCTACTTTTTATGTGGTAATGGGAGGGCTCATGTCTGTAGTTTGGACAGATGTATTGCAGTTTACTATTATGACTGTTTCGGCTATAGTAATAGGTATAATAGCTATGAACAAGGTAAGTCATGAAACCCTTATGAGTGTGGTGCCAGAAGGTTGGGATAGCCCCTTCTTTGGCTGGCAGTTAGACCTCGACTGGAGCCAGATATTGCCCTCGGTAAATGGCAAAATTCAGGAAGATGGCTTTTCGTTATTCACTATATTCTTTATGATGATGCTTTTTAAAGGCATATTTTCCAGTATGGCTGGGCCAGCTCCTAACTTCGATATGCAAAAAGTACTGGCCACCAAAAAGCCGTCAGATGCAGCTAAGATGAGCGGCTTTGTGTCTTTGGTATTATTACTGCCTCGTTATTTTATGATTGCCGGATTTGCCGTGTTAGCCTTGGTTTTCTTTAAAGATGATTTTCTGGCTATGGGTAATCAGGTAGATTTTGAAAAAGTGCTCCCTATGGCTATTAGCGAATTTGTGCCGGTAGGGCTTATGGGGCTTCTGCTGGCGGGTTTATTGGCTGCCTTTATGAGTACTTTTGCTTCTACAGTTAATGCCGCACCTGCTTACCTGATTAACGATATCTATCTGAAATATATTAACCCATCAGCAACCAGAAAACAGCTGATGAACTATAGTTATCTGGTATCATTTTTAGTTGTGGCTTTAAGTACACTTATAGGTCTTTATATTGAAGATATTAATAGTGTGCTACAGTGGATCGTTTCAGCACTTTACGGAGGCTATATAGCAGCCAACGTGCTGAAATGGCACTGGTGGAGGTTTAACGGAGCTGGTTATTTCTGGGGTATGGCCGCTGGTATTTTGGCTTCTATGATCTTTCCTATGATTTTCCCTGATGCCTTACCATTATATTACTTCCCACTCACGCTTCTGGTTTCAGTGGTAGGTTGTGTAGTGGGTACTTATAGTGCGCCTCCGGCAGAAGATCATGTATTGATGGATTTTTATAGAAGTGTGAGGCCGTGGGGTTTTTGGAAGCCGGTACACCAAATGGTAATAGCCAGAGATCCTGGTTTTCAGAAAAACAAACAGTTTAAAAGAAATGCCATCAATGTGGTGGTGGGCATTGTTTGGCAAACATCCCTTACAATCATTCCTATTTACATTATTTTAAGGGAAGAACTACCATTAATAACCAGTGTTATTATTTTATTCATCACTATGCTCATCCTTAAAAAGAACTGGTATGACAAACTGGATAAAGAAGATGAGATATTAGAAGAAGAAATTGAAAAAGGAACCCTAGATATGCCGCAAAAAGAAGAAGCGGTAGTAGCTTAA
- a CDS encoding glycoside hydrolase family 130 protein encodes MLKSHSTDNIKALFEEYEYLINQVNSPLGTNNGVYERYENPVLTAEHAPVHWRYDLDATRNPLLLERQGINAAFNAGAISIDDRILLVARVEGVDRKSFFAVAESKTGIDNFRFWDYPILLPETDDPDVNVYDMRLTRHEDGWIYGLFCTERRDPKAGPGDFSSAVAQCGIVRTKDLKSWERLPDLKTSSSQQRNCVLHPEFVDGKYAFYTRPMDGFIDTGSGGGIGWGLCDDMTNPEISSEIIIEDRRYHTINEVKNGQGPAPIKTDAGWLHLAHGVRNTAAGLRYVLYLFMTSLEEPTKIIYRPAGHLIAPQGIERVGDVSNVVFANGWVQRGEQIFIYYASSDTRMHVATSTVERLVDYCKNTPEDGLRSGKSVEVRSEMIAKNLEWMKNNGF; translated from the coding sequence ATGTTAAAATCACATTCTACAGATAATATTAAAGCACTCTTTGAAGAGTATGAATATTTAATAAACCAGGTGAATTCTCCTTTGGGCACTAATAATGGAGTGTATGAAAGGTATGAAAATCCTGTATTAACAGCTGAGCATGCACCTGTTCACTGGCGCTATGATCTTGATGCAACGCGCAACCCACTGCTACTGGAGCGGCAAGGAATAAACGCTGCTTTTAATGCCGGAGCTATTAGTATAGATGATCGCATTTTACTTGTAGCCCGAGTAGAAGGCGTAGATAGAAAGTCTTTTTTCGCTGTAGCGGAAAGTAAAACAGGTATAGATAATTTCCGATTTTGGGATTACCCTATTTTATTGCCAGAAACGGATGATCCTGATGTGAATGTGTATGATATGCGTCTTACCAGACATGAAGATGGCTGGATTTATGGCCTCTTTTGCACAGAAAGGAGAGATCCTAAAGCTGGCCCGGGAGACTTCTCTTCGGCTGTAGCTCAGTGCGGCATAGTGCGTACAAAAGATTTGAAAAGCTGGGAACGACTTCCTGATTTAAAGACTTCTTCTTCTCAGCAAAGAAACTGTGTATTACATCCTGAATTTGTAGATGGTAAATATGCATTTTACACCAGACCAATGGATGGTTTTATTGATACTGGTTCTGGCGGTGGTATTGGCTGGGGCTTGTGTGATGATATGACTAACCCTGAAATAAGCAGTGAAATTATCATTGAAGACAGGCGATATCATACCATCAATGAAGTGAAAAATGGGCAGGGGCCAGCACCAATAAAAACTGATGCAGGATGGCTTCACTTGGCTCATGGAGTGCGAAACACAGCGGCAGGTCTTAGGTATGTGCTCTATTTGTTCATGACCTCCTTAGAGGAGCCTACTAAAATTATTTATAGGCCTGCAGGTCATTTAATAGCTCCGCAGGGCATAGAGCGCGTGGGAGATGTATCGAATGTGGTGTTTGCAAATGGCTGGGTACAACGCGGAGAACAAATATTCATTTACTATGCCTCTTCTGATACCCGAATGCATGTAGCTACCAGCACAGTAGAGCGTTTGGTAGACTATTGTAAAAATACTCCGGAAGATGGACTCAGATCAGGAAAAAGTGTGGAAGTAAGGTCTGAAATGATTGCTAAGAACCTTGAATGGATGAAAAATAATGGCTTTTAA
- a CDS encoding sialate O-acetylesterase produces MMIKRILILAVFVLVFVNNSFCQSVTLPRIFADHMVLQRDIPLRIWGWNTPNQKVNVQIDGIEATTISDANGAWELLLPPHQAGGPYELEVTSEGTVIIRDVLYGDVWLAGGQSNMEWKIGWKIDNWEEELEDTNYPDIRYYEVINELAPAPKSDVSTGEWVQASPETAKEFSAVAWFFAKHNHQEKKVPVGIIDSNWGGTPAEAWVDARKLLSIPGYKEEAAHVLDPNVDWEEKVRENEANQEEKWHILGDKEGALKTGAQMISYKDNKWQEVEIPTQDPLSDVAWLRKEIKLKDSPQKAQLYLGDLLQEAMIFVNGKLIAEEGWQDTTAILDIEPGLLKKGKNLVAVRVVNSWDNKVRIGKPGKVWLKTDDEKINLEGKWKYSNNIEPKVPNVEFYNWKPGFLYNAMIAPLSGYGLKGFIWYQGENNAGQHEYYEDVFKALITDWRVHWKQEYVPFLFVQLANYLQRQDVQPESDWAYLRDAQTGALELPNTGMATIIDIGVAEDIHPRNKQDVGKRLWLAARKVAYNDDIVYSGPMYKSIQVNGNKAEISFTNIGSGLKVKGDILDGFIIAGADGKFYKAKAELNGDKVLVSSDQVSEPKAVRYAWADNPNATLYNKEGLPAVPFKTD; encoded by the coding sequence ATGATGATCAAGAGAATTTTAATACTTGCTGTTTTTGTATTGGTGTTTGTCAATAACTCTTTTTGTCAATCAGTGACATTGCCTCGCATTTTTGCTGATCATATGGTTTTGCAAAGAGATATACCATTAAGAATATGGGGCTGGAATACGCCAAATCAAAAGGTAAATGTACAGATAGATGGTATAGAGGCTACTACTATTTCAGATGCTAACGGAGCGTGGGAATTACTACTTCCACCGCATCAGGCTGGTGGCCCCTATGAATTAGAAGTTACTTCTGAAGGAACAGTTATTATTAGAGATGTTCTTTATGGAGACGTATGGTTAGCCGGTGGGCAGTCTAATATGGAATGGAAAATAGGCTGGAAAATAGATAACTGGGAGGAAGAGTTGGAAGATACTAACTACCCTGATATCAGATATTATGAAGTGATCAATGAGCTGGCTCCAGCGCCAAAATCTGATGTATCTACTGGTGAATGGGTGCAAGCCTCACCTGAAACGGCCAAAGAGTTTTCTGCTGTAGCCTGGTTTTTTGCCAAGCATAACCATCAGGAAAAGAAAGTGCCGGTAGGTATTATTGATAGTAACTGGGGCGGTACGCCAGCTGAAGCCTGGGTAGATGCCCGTAAGCTGCTTAGCATACCTGGCTACAAAGAAGAGGCAGCTCATGTGCTGGATCCTAATGTGGATTGGGAAGAGAAGGTAAGAGAAAATGAAGCCAATCAAGAAGAAAAATGGCATATTTTGGGCGATAAAGAAGGAGCGCTTAAAACAGGTGCGCAGATGATTTCATATAAAGATAATAAATGGCAGGAGGTGGAGATTCCTACTCAAGATCCGCTATCAGATGTAGCTTGGTTGAGAAAAGAGATTAAGTTAAAAGATAGTCCCCAAAAGGCTCAGCTTTACCTGGGTGATCTATTACAGGAAGCTATGATTTTTGTGAATGGTAAATTAATAGCAGAAGAAGGCTGGCAAGATACTACCGCTATTCTGGATATTGAACCTGGTTTATTGAAAAAGGGAAAAAATCTGGTAGCTGTAAGAGTGGTAAACAGCTGGGATAATAAAGTCAGAATAGGCAAGCCCGGAAAAGTATGGTTAAAGACAGATGATGAGAAAATCAATCTGGAAGGCAAGTGGAAGTATTCTAATAATATTGAACCTAAAGTGCCTAATGTAGAGTTTTATAATTGGAAACCAGGGTTTCTGTACAATGCTATGATAGCACCACTTTCAGGTTATGGCCTTAAGGGATTTATCTGGTATCAGGGCGAAAACAATGCGGGCCAGCATGAATATTATGAAGATGTATTTAAAGCCTTGATAACCGATTGGCGTGTGCATTGGAAACAGGAATATGTTCCTTTTCTATTTGTTCAATTAGCTAACTACTTACAGAGACAAGATGTGCAGCCCGAAAGTGACTGGGCTTATCTAAGAGATGCGCAGACAGGTGCATTGGAGCTGCCTAATACAGGTATGGCCACCATCATAGATATTGGAGTAGCAGAAGATATTCATCCTAGAAATAAGCAGGATGTAGGAAAAAGACTGTGGCTTGCAGCAAGAAAAGTCGCTTACAATGATGATATTGTGTACTCAGGGCCTATGTATAAAAGCATCCAGGTGAATGGTAATAAAGCTGAGATCAGTTTTACCAACATCGGTTCGGGCCTGAAAGTGAAAGGTGACATATTAGATGGCTTTATTATAGCAGGAGCTGATGGTAAATTTTATAAGGCTAAGGCTGAATTGAATGGAGATAAGGTGTTAGTAAGTTCTGATCAGGTAAGTGAACCAAAGGCGGTGAGATACGCCTGGGCTGATAACCCTAATGCTACTCTATATAATAAAGAAGGCTTGCCTGCAGTACCATTTAAGACTGATTGA
- a CDS encoding AGE family epimerase/isomerase: MMNGAEMLFWLKKAKPEFEAEMHRSLQFWIRRMQDPVNGGFYGRIDGLNQLYPKADKSVILNTRILWTFSHIARYTSNKNYHEMALRAYDYIIKHFIDKNFGGVYWMVDYKGEPVNKRKQVYAQAFAIYALSEYYLCSKDEKSLQYAKDIFRHIEHYSFDAIKNGYMEAFTEEWEEIDDLRLSEKDANEKKTMNTHLHVMEAYTNLYRVWPDEELQRQLRNLLLVFFDKFINSRAHFQLFFDENWNRKSAEISFGHDIEGSWLLCEAAEVLDDKIFIEKARAIAIKMTDAVIKEGLDSDGALMNEADEHGITDSDKHWWPQAEALVGFMNAWEIKPEPKYVDALKNNWQFINKTLLDQENGEWYWRSNKIGTIITSEDKAGPWKCPYHNNRAMMELIRRIDHFK, from the coding sequence ATGATGAACGGAGCTGAAATGCTGTTTTGGCTGAAAAAAGCAAAGCCTGAGTTTGAAGCAGAAATGCACCGGTCCTTGCAGTTTTGGATCCGCAGAATGCAGGACCCTGTGAATGGTGGCTTTTATGGCAGAATTGATGGACTTAACCAGCTTTACCCTAAAGCGGATAAGTCCGTTATTCTCAATACCAGAATTTTATGGACTTTCTCCCATATCGCCAGGTACACTTCCAATAAAAATTACCATGAAATGGCGCTTAGAGCCTATGATTATATCATAAAGCATTTCATAGATAAAAATTTTGGTGGTGTATATTGGATGGTCGATTATAAAGGTGAACCCGTAAACAAGAGAAAGCAGGTCTATGCACAGGCTTTCGCTATTTATGCTTTGTCAGAATACTATTTATGCTCTAAAGATGAAAAGAGCCTGCAATATGCTAAAGATATTTTCAGGCATATTGAACACTATAGTTTTGATGCGATTAAAAATGGCTACATGGAAGCTTTCACCGAAGAGTGGGAGGAGATAGACGATCTACGGCTCAGTGAAAAGGATGCTAATGAAAAGAAGACCATGAATACGCATTTGCACGTTATGGAAGCTTATACTAATTTATATAGAGTATGGCCTGATGAGGAGCTCCAACGGCAATTAAGAAATTTACTGTTAGTTTTCTTCGATAAGTTCATAAATAGTCGTGCGCATTTTCAGTTGTTTTTTGATGAAAACTGGAATCGTAAATCAGCTGAAATATCATTTGGTCATGATATAGAAGGAAGCTGGCTATTATGTGAAGCAGCTGAAGTACTTGATGATAAAATTTTCATTGAAAAGGCTAGGGCTATAGCTATTAAAATGACTGATGCTGTAATTAAAGAAGGCCTTGATTCTGACGGTGCACTCATGAATGAGGCAGATGAGCATGGTATTACAGATTCTGATAAGCATTGGTGGCCCCAGGCCGAAGCTCTGGTGGGCTTTATGAATGCCTGGGAAATAAAGCCAGAGCCAAAATATGTAGATGCATTAAAGAATAATTGGCAATTTATTAATAAAACCTTACTCGATCAGGAGAACGGAGAATGGTACTGGAGAAGCAATAAAATAGGAACTATAATTACAAGTGAAGATAAGGCTGGGCCATGGAAATGCCCTTATCATAACAATAGAGCTATGATGGAACTAATACGGCGAATAGATCATTTTAAGTAA
- a CDS encoding hybrid sensor histidine kinase/response regulator transcription factor, translated as MKTFSVYFFTLSLVLAACVAKGQPSALLQKDIIFDQPHENLGLSQRSINCMIEDQKGYLWIGTWEGLMLYDGYTTTIFQTKGAVENTLGSNKITALYEDHSGKIWVGTLIGGLYQYDRATGNFTHYQYAPTNDHSISNNNVWSITESKDGNIWVGTQNGLNVFDPEKKEFTRFYHSDDPKSISYNFITSLFIDEANNLWVGTEKGLNKLNLDNREAGFDKYYYHLDEDDGPTNNYVYKITSYKHNGEEVICWSTKKGLKLLDREGIHNYLYPESSLRFSFVRTLYTYEKSDQFIMLGSEAGLSLFNPKTREFKSFFGDYNERVSLSHNTVTSLLIDHTGVLWVGTKKGINKFDTYNKNFELFETSSFDDSRSIITGIEGNGEGKYWVSTMGGGLFLFDPDEGETTVIKDLFTRYKIDEKGANDFSDFIQTIDASEPGVVWVGTAGDGLYKGYINKNSKTVTKYEHYNYSTTEHKISDDYIMSLADDNHGGMWVGTWSGGLNRINADGTVTQFKESVLSQAPLVAMYQDGNTLWVGTRGKGLLSIESVGGKLNITQYRQSKNGLNNDFINVIYKAQNGRLWIGSEGGLNEFDKNEGQWKSYDISRSENEVVVGMLEDEQGKLWLSDWNGITVFNPNDSAESVHHYDMRDRIQGGFFYNNVCYKDDKGRLFFGGNNGLNIIKPDEVNENPFPPKVVLTDFDIYNKEVVPNEEFNGRVILQEPINQAQQINLDYDENAISFEFAALHYAAPEKNQYAYRLVGYDNNWEYTNSQRRFANYTNLNYGDYVFEVKASNNDGVWSDDVKQITIHISPPWWKTIWAVLAYFVLAMAVLLLFRHLIIVRTNYINDIKMERLKREGVLKMNQSKLKFFTNISHEFRTPLTLILGPLEKLIESGMGGKYVKDELDIINKNAQRLLRLVNQLLDFRKAESGKLTLKVAEGNIVKFVKEIKLMFEGLAEKLGVNFEFYTNSDDIKVWYDRDQCEKILFNLLSNSFKHVPKNGVVKIMLEETEKEVFIKIEDNGGGIAPENIGKIFNRFYSEGEDKSGTGIGLALTRTLVKMHHGDISVNSVVNQSTVFTVALKKGNAHFTDADMIQNFKDSEYIGHYQSVADLEVELMDVTPTEEKPTTDGNLKKLMIVEDNPEVRGHIKSMFAGKYEVIEAENGRVGLELAESQLPDVIVSDVMMPEMDGIALCKAIKKNTATSHIPIILLTARTSLIYKVEGLESGADDYITKPFNYQVLSLKVKNLVSTRDQLRRHFNDNQTLDIEPKKVTFSSADELFIEKALESVEKNMSNTAYSVEDFGEDVGMSRMQIYRKLKALTGQSANEFIRTIRLKRAAQLIERNEFTIAEVTYRVGFQDLQYFRSCFKKYFGVNPSEYGRSEEEEENTVEEEQK; from the coding sequence ATGAAAACGTTTTCTGTTTACTTCTTTACCTTATCTCTTGTTTTGGCTGCTTGTGTTGCAAAAGGGCAGCCTTCAGCACTTTTACAAAAGGATATTATTTTTGATCAGCCGCACGAAAACTTAGGCTTGTCTCAGCGGTCTATCAACTGTATGATAGAAGATCAGAAAGGCTATCTCTGGATAGGAACCTGGGAAGGTCTTATGCTTTATGATGGCTACACCACTACCATTTTTCAAACTAAAGGAGCCGTTGAAAATACGCTTGGTAGTAACAAAATCACCGCACTCTATGAAGATCATTCGGGTAAAATTTGGGTAGGAACCTTAATTGGTGGCCTTTATCAGTATGACCGCGCTACCGGTAACTTCACCCACTATCAGTATGCCCCTACTAATGATCATTCTATAAGTAATAATAACGTCTGGAGTATTACAGAATCAAAAGATGGTAATATATGGGTAGGAACGCAAAATGGTCTCAATGTTTTTGACCCGGAAAAGAAGGAATTTACCCGGTTTTATCATTCTGATGATCCTAAAAGCATATCTTATAATTTCATCACCTCACTATTTATAGATGAAGCCAATAACCTCTGGGTGGGCACAGAAAAAGGACTTAACAAGCTTAATTTAGATAATAGAGAAGCTGGTTTTGATAAATATTATTACCACCTGGATGAAGATGATGGCCCTACTAATAACTACGTCTATAAAATAACTAGTTATAAGCATAATGGTGAAGAGGTAATATGTTGGTCTACCAAAAAAGGCCTTAAACTATTAGATAGAGAGGGAATTCATAATTATTTATACCCAGAGAGCTCTTTGCGGTTTAGTTTTGTTCGTACCCTGTACACCTATGAAAAGAGTGACCAGTTCATTATGCTGGGTTCAGAAGCAGGGTTAAGCCTATTCAATCCAAAAACCCGTGAGTTCAAGAGTTTTTTTGGTGATTATAATGAGCGTGTAAGCCTTAGTCATAATACCGTTACTTCTTTGCTTATAGATCATACAGGAGTACTTTGGGTAGGTACTAAGAAGGGTATCAATAAGTTTGATACTTATAACAAGAATTTTGAGCTTTTCGAAACCAGTAGCTTTGATGATAGCCGAAGCATAATAACAGGTATAGAAGGCAATGGAGAGGGTAAATACTGGGTAAGTACCATGGGCGGCGGCCTTTTCCTTTTTGATCCTGATGAGGGTGAGACTACCGTCATAAAAGATCTGTTTACCAGGTATAAGATTGATGAGAAAGGAGCCAATGATTTTAGTGATTTTATCCAGACTATTGATGCTAGCGAGCCGGGGGTAGTATGGGTAGGAACCGCCGGCGATGGTCTTTATAAAGGCTATATCAATAAAAATAGCAAAACGGTTACTAAATATGAGCATTACAACTATTCTACCACAGAACACAAAATATCAGATGATTACATCATGTCTCTCGCAGATGATAATCATGGGGGAATGTGGGTAGGTACCTGGAGTGGGGGACTTAATAGGATTAATGCCGATGGTACGGTAACACAGTTTAAAGAATCGGTATTGTCTCAGGCGCCCTTGGTAGCCATGTATCAGGATGGTAATACATTGTGGGTAGGCACTAGGGGAAAAGGACTTTTGTCTATTGAGAGTGTTGGCGGTAAGCTGAATATAACTCAATACAGACAATCTAAAAATGGGCTGAATAATGATTTTATAAACGTTATATATAAGGCTCAAAATGGCAGGCTCTGGATAGGAAGTGAAGGAGGCTTAAATGAATTTGATAAAAATGAAGGCCAATGGAAAAGTTATGATATCAGCCGAAGTGAAAATGAAGTGGTAGTAGGCATGTTGGAAGATGAGCAAGGTAAGCTATGGCTTTCAGACTGGAATGGGATTACCGTTTTCAATCCTAATGATTCTGCAGAGTCCGTTCATCATTATGACATGAGAGACCGCATACAAGGAGGCTTTTTCTATAACAATGTTTGCTATAAAGATGATAAAGGCCGCCTCTTTTTTGGAGGAAATAATGGTCTTAATATAATAAAACCAGATGAGGTAAATGAAAATCCGTTTCCACCTAAAGTGGTGTTAACAGATTTTGATATTTATAACAAAGAAGTAGTGCCTAACGAAGAGTTCAACGGAAGAGTTATACTTCAGGAGCCGATCAATCAGGCACAGCAAATCAATCTGGATTATGATGAAAATGCTATTTCTTTTGAATTTGCGGCATTACACTATGCGGCTCCAGAGAAAAACCAGTATGCCTATAGACTGGTAGGATATGATAACAATTGGGAGTATACTAATTCTCAGCGACGCTTTGCTAACTACACTAACCTGAATTATGGTGATTATGTGTTTGAAGTAAAGGCGAGTAATAATGATGGAGTTTGGAGTGATGATGTAAAGCAAATCACCATTCATATATCACCACCATGGTGGAAAACCATTTGGGCTGTGCTGGCATATTTTGTGCTTGCTATGGCCGTTTTGTTGCTTTTCAGACATCTCATTATTGTGAGAACCAACTATATAAATGATATAAAAATGGAACGTCTGAAAAGGGAGGGGGTTTTGAAAATGAACCAGTCTAAGCTGAAATTTTTCACCAATATTTCGCATGAGTTTAGAACTCCGCTAACCCTGATTCTTGGTCCGCTAGAGAAGTTGATTGAGTCTGGAATGGGCGGTAAGTATGTAAAAGATGAGCTGGACATTATCAATAAAAATGCGCAGCGCCTATTAAGGTTGGTGAACCAACTGCTTGATTTCAGAAAAGCTGAGTCTGGTAAGCTTACGCTGAAAGTGGCTGAAGGTAACATAGTGAAGTTTGTGAAGGAGATCAAGCTCATGTTTGAAGGCCTGGCAGAGAAGCTGGGTGTCAATTTTGAGTTTTACACCAATAGTGATGATATAAAAGTATGGTATGATCGGGATCAGTGCGAGAAAATACTATTTAACCTGCTGTCTAATTCCTTTAAGCATGTTCCTAAAAATGGGGTAGTTAAGATTATGCTTGAAGAGACTGAAAAGGAGGTTTTCATTAAAATAGAAGATAATGGAGGAGGCATAGCGCCTGAAAATATTGGTAAAATCTTTAATCGGTTTTATTCTGAAGGGGAAGACAAGTCAGGCACTGGTATAGGACTGGCGCTTACGCGCACTTTAGTGAAAATGCATCATGGAGATATTTCGGTGAATAGTGTGGTAAATCAATCTACCGTGTTTACTGTGGCGCTGAAAAAGGGCAATGCTCATTTTACAGATGCCGATATGATTCAGAACTTTAAGGATAGTGAATACATCGGCCATTATCAATCAGTGGCTGACCTTGAAGTGGAGTTGATGGACGTAACTCCAACAGAAGAAAAGCCAACTACCGATGGCAATTTGAAAAAGCTGATGATAGTAGAAGATAACCCAGAGGTGCGTGGTCATATCAAATCTATGTTTGCAGGTAAATATGAAGTCATAGAGGCTGAGAATGGCAGGGTAGGGCTTGAGCTGGCAGAGTCACAATTGCCAGATGTGATAGTTAGTGATGTGATGATGCCTGAGATGGACGGTATCGCTTTATGTAAGGCCATTAAGAAAAACACAGCCACTTCTCACATACCTATAATTTTGCTTACCGCCCGTACTTCATTGATTTACAAAGTAGAAGGGCTGGAGAGCGGTGCAGATGATTATATCACTAAGCCCTTTAACTATCAGGTACTTTCTTTGAAGGTGAAAAACCTGGTTTCTACCAGAGATCAGCTCAGGAGGCATTTTAATGATAATCAGACGCTGGATATTGAGCCTAAAAAAGTCACTTTCAGTTCTGCTGATGAGCTGTTTATAGAAAAGGCCTTAGAAAGTGTGGAGAAGAACATGTCTAACACCGCTTATTCTGTCGAAGATTTTGGTGAAGATGTAGGTATGAGCCGTATGCAGATTTACAGAAAGCTCAAGGCACTTACCGGGCAGTCTGCTAACGAGTTTATTCGTACTATACGCCTTAAGCGTGCAGCTCAGCTTATAGAGCGAAATGAGTTTACCATTGCCGAAGTGACATATAGAGTAGGCTTTCAGGATTTACAATATTTTAGAAGTTGCTTTAAGAAATATTTTGGTGTGAATCCGTCAGAGTATGGTAGAAGTGAGGAGGAAGAGGAAAACACGGTAGAAGAGGAGCAAAAGTAA